The Stenotrophomonas indicatrix DNA segment GAGAGCGCGGCCATCGCCGTGGTCTACGCCCTGCTGGTCACCACCGTGCTGTACCGGCAACTGCGCTGGCGCGAGTTCTTCGACACCGTCGTCCATGCCGCACGCAGCACCGGCGTGATCCTGTTCGTGATCGCAACCGCAGCGGTGTTCGGCTGGCTGCTGGCCTACCTGCAGGTGCCTGCGGTGGCGGTGGACTTCCTGCAGTCGTTCGCGCACAGCCAGTGCATGGTGCTGCTGATGATCGTGGTGATGCTGTTGCTGCTGGGCACCTTCATGGACCTCGCACCGTTGATCCTGATCTGCACGCCGATCTTCCTGCCGGTGGCCAGGGCCTATGGCATCGACCCGATCCACTTCGGCCTGGTGCTGGTGCTGGCCGGCGGCCTCGGACTGGTCACGCCACCCGTGGGCTCGGTGCTGTTCATCGGCACTGCCATCGGCAAGATCAGCGTCGGGCAGAGCATGCGCACGATCTGGCCATTCTGGTTCGCCGCGCTGGGCGTACTGCTGATCGTCACCTTCTTCCCAGCGCTGTCGCTGTGGCTGCCCGCCACGCTGCGCGCCTGATGACCGGAGGCAATCCCATGACACCGATGCTGCGCCGCGCTGCTGCAACTGCCCTGCTTGGCCTGATGCTGGCTGCGCTGCCCGCACTGGCTGCCGATCCCGTGCCTGCGCAGTGGAAGCGCGGCATCGAGCACCAGCGCCAGGCTGACCTCGGCAATGGCACCTTCCTCAACCCGGTGCTGGCCGGTGACAGGCCCGATCCGTCGGTGCTGAAGGACGGCGACGACTACTACCTCACCCTGTCCTCGTTCGATGCCTACCCCGGCCTGCCGATCTGGCACTCGCGCGACCTGGTGAACTGGCAGCCGCTCGGCCATGCGATCACGCAGAACGTGGGCGCGATCTGGGCGCCGGACATCGTCAAGCACCAGGGCCGCTACTTCATCTACTTCCCGGCGCGCACCGGTGAGCGCCGCAGCAACTTCGTGGTCTGGGCCGATGACATCAAGGGTCCCTGGAGCGCGCCGATCGACATCGGCCTGGGCGGCTACATCGATCCCGGCCACGCGGTGGGTGAAGACGGAAAGCGCTACCTGTTCCTCAGTGGTGGCGATTATGTGCAGCTGGCCGATGACGGCCTGAGCGTGGCGGGTACGCCGAAGCATGTGTACGACGGCTGGCGCTACCCGGAAAGCTGGGACGTAGAGGCCTACGCCCAGGAAGGGCCGAAGATCCACTTCCGCGATGGTTGGTACTACATGACCACCGCAGTGGGCGGCACCGCCGGCCCGCCGACCGGGCACATGGTGATCACCGCACGCTCGCGCTCGATCCACGGCCCGTGGGTGAACGCGCCGAACAACCCGATCATGCGCACGCAGTCCGCCGCCGAACCGTGGTGGTCGCGCGGCCACGCCACGGTGATCGAAGGCACCGACGGCCGTTGGTGGATGATGTACCACGGCTACGAAAACGGCTTCTGGACGCTGGGCCGGCAGGCGCTGCTGGAGCCGATCGAATGGACCACCGATGGCTGGTTCGTGGCCAAGGGCGGTGATCTTGGGCAGCCGCTGCGCAAGCCATCGGGCAGCGCGCTGACGCCGCACGGGATGGCCCTGTCCGATGATTTCAACGGCCGTACGCTGGGCCCGCAGTGGGCGTTCTTCAACCCGGCGGTGGATGAATACCGGCGCCTGCGTTTCAGCGGCGACGGGCTGGTGCTGCAGGGCAAGGGCAGCACGCCGCGCGATGCCTCGCCGCTGACCACCATCGCCGGCGACCCGGCCTACCAGTTCGAGGTGCAGATGGAGATCGCCCCCGGCGCGGTCGGCGGTGCGCTGCTGTTCTACAGCGACCGCCTGTACGTGGGCGTGGGCAGTAACGGCGAGCAGTTCGTCATGCACCGCTACGGCGAGGAGCGCCCCACCCGGCTGGCGGCCAGTGCCAAGGGCGGCCGGCTCTGGCTGCGGGTGACCAACAACCGCCACATCGTCACCATCCATTCCAGTGCCGATGGCCAGACCTGGCAGAAGTATCCGGTTCAGATGGAAGTGTCCGGTTACCATCACAATGTGGCCGGCAAGTTCCTGGCACTGAAACCGGCGCTGTATGCGGCCGGCAACGGTGCGGTAACCTTCCGCAGCTTCCGCTATCGCGCGCTGGACTGAGCGCGCGCTGGAATCCCCAGGCTTATCGGGTTCACTACATGTCAGTGCGCAACAAGAACGATGCCGCTACGCCGGCATTGGCAAAGGGCAAGGCAGCCACGATCAATGACATCGCGCGACTGTCGGGTGTATCCAAGAAAACGGTTTCAAGGATCATCAACAACTCGCCGCTGGTGCGCAAGGACACGCGCGACAAGGTGGAAGCGTTGATGCGCGAGGTCGGTTACAGCCCCGACCCGCTGGCCCGTGGCCTGGCCTTCCGCCGCTCGTTCCTGATCGGCATGGTCTACGACAACCCCACCGCGCAGTACATCGTGGACATGCAGTACGGCGCGCTGGATGCGCTGCGTGGCTCCAGCTTCGAACTGGTGGTGCACCCCTGCGACAGCCGCAGCCCGGGCTACATCGACGGCGTGCGCCGCTTCGCCCAGCAGCAGAAGCTGCATGGGGTGATCCTGGTGCCGCGTGCGTCCGAAGACCAGGCACTGGCGGACATGCTGGACGAGATCGGCTGCCGCTTCACCCGCGTGGCTGCGCTGCCGCTGGATGAAACCTCGCAGATGGTGGTCACCCACGACCGCGATGGTGCCGCTGAAGCCGCTGACTACCTGCTCTCGCTTGGCCACCGCGATATCGCCCTGGTGACCGGCCCGAGTGCCTACCGCTCGGCGCACGAACGCACCGCCGGCTTCATCGAGGCGCTGTCGCAGCGTGGCATCGAGCTGCCGAAGGACCGCATCATCGAGGCCGGCTACACCTTCGAATCCGGTGTGGCCGCCGCCGAGAAACTGCTGCTGGGCAAGCGTCGGCCGACCGCGATCTTCACCGGCAACGACGAAATGGCGGCCGGTGTCTACAAGGTCGCGCTGCGTGCCGGCATCAACATACCGCGCCAGTTGTCGATCATCGGCTACGACGACAGCCCGCTGGCCTCGCGCCTGTGGCCGTCGTTGACCTCGGTGCGCCGGCATACCCGCGATACCGGCCGCACCGCTGCGGCCATGCTGATCCAGCCCGAAGGCCAGCCC contains these protein-coding regions:
- a CDS encoding LacI family DNA-binding transcriptional regulator, whose protein sequence is MSVRNKNDAATPALAKGKAATINDIARLSGVSKKTVSRIINNSPLVRKDTRDKVEALMREVGYSPDPLARGLAFRRSFLIGMVYDNPTAQYIVDMQYGALDALRGSSFELVVHPCDSRSPGYIDGVRRFAQQQKLHGVILVPRASEDQALADMLDEIGCRFTRVAALPLDETSQMVVTHDRDGAAEAADYLLSLGHRDIALVTGPSAYRSAHERTAGFIEALSQRGIELPKDRIIEAGYTFESGVAAAEKLLLGKRRPTAIFTGNDEMAAGVYKVALRAGINIPRQLSIIGYDDSPLASRLWPSLTSVRRHTRDTGRTAAAMLIQPEGQPALQIASVRPHLIVRDSCQPPED
- a CDS encoding family 43 glycosylhydrolase, with protein sequence MTPMLRRAAATALLGLMLAALPALAADPVPAQWKRGIEHQRQADLGNGTFLNPVLAGDRPDPSVLKDGDDYYLTLSSFDAYPGLPIWHSRDLVNWQPLGHAITQNVGAIWAPDIVKHQGRYFIYFPARTGERRSNFVVWADDIKGPWSAPIDIGLGGYIDPGHAVGEDGKRYLFLSGGDYVQLADDGLSVAGTPKHVYDGWRYPESWDVEAYAQEGPKIHFRDGWYYMTTAVGGTAGPPTGHMVITARSRSIHGPWVNAPNNPIMRTQSAAEPWWSRGHATVIEGTDGRWWMMYHGYENGFWTLGRQALLEPIEWTTDGWFVAKGGDLGQPLRKPSGSALTPHGMALSDDFNGRTLGPQWAFFNPAVDEYRRLRFSGDGLVLQGKGSTPRDASPLTTIAGDPAYQFEVQMEIAPGAVGGALLFYSDRLYVGVGSNGEQFVMHRYGEERPTRLAASAKGGRLWLRVTNNRHIVTIHSSADGQTWQKYPVQMEVSGYHHNVAGKFLALKPALYAAGNGAVTFRSFRYRALD